From a region of the Flavobacterium sediminilitoris genome:
- a CDS encoding DNA polymerase III subunit: MLLKDVLGQYHIKNHFIKSVAAGRIPHAQLFVGPEGSGTLPMAIAYSQYILCSNSEGENNTGNQSCNLKFENYSHPDLHFVFPVATNDQIKSRPVSANFLIQWRSFLKENPYGGLFDWYKYIGIQNKQGQIGVDEATEINKALSLKAYEGGYKVMIIWMAEKMNNASSNKLLKLLEEPPAKTIFILITESLDDVLQTILSRCQVIDFMGLSEVTISEALINRENCEENEALKIAYQSEGNYNKALHLFKKDADDYPFESWFIQWVRSAFKAKGNASAIQDLISWSETIAGLGREVQKQFLQYCIHFFRQALLSNYKANNLVYFEPTESNFNLEKFSPFVDGSNINDIFKELENAIYHIERNGNSKIILTDLSIKLTRLIHKK; encoded by the coding sequence ATGCTTTTAAAAGATGTATTAGGTCAATATCATATTAAAAATCACTTTATAAAAAGTGTTGCAGCAGGGAGAATTCCTCATGCTCAGCTATTTGTTGGTCCAGAAGGATCAGGAACACTACCAATGGCCATTGCTTATTCACAATATATCTTGTGTTCTAATTCAGAAGGAGAGAATAATACTGGTAATCAAAGTTGTAATTTAAAGTTTGAGAATTATTCTCATCCTGATTTACATTTTGTTTTTCCAGTTGCAACAAATGATCAAATTAAATCACGCCCAGTCAGTGCTAACTTCTTGATTCAATGGCGATCTTTTTTAAAAGAAAATCCTTATGGTGGTTTATTTGATTGGTACAAATACATTGGTATTCAAAACAAGCAAGGTCAAATAGGAGTGGATGAGGCTACAGAAATTAATAAAGCCTTATCATTAAAAGCTTATGAAGGTGGTTATAAAGTAATGATTATTTGGATGGCTGAAAAAATGAATAACGCTTCTTCAAATAAGTTACTTAAACTTTTAGAAGAGCCACCTGCTAAAACAATTTTTATTTTAATTACTGAATCATTAGATGATGTTTTGCAAACTATTTTATCAAGATGTCAAGTAATTGATTTCATGGGTTTAAGTGAAGTAACTATTTCTGAAGCGCTAATAAATAGAGAAAATTGTGAAGAAAATGAAGCATTAAAAATAGCTTACCAAAGTGAAGGAAATTATAACAAAGCTTTACATCTTTTTAAAAAAGACGCTGATGATTATCCTTTTGAAAGTTGGTTTATTCAATGGGTTAGGAGTGCTTTTAAAGCAAAAGGAAATGCTTCAGCTATACAAGACTTAATAAGTTGGAGTGAAACTATTGCTGGTTTAGGAAGAGAAGTTCAAAAACAATTTTTACAATATTGTATTCATTTTTTTAGACAAGCATTGTTGAGTAATTATAAAGCAAATAATTTGGTTTATTTTGAACCAACTGAAAGTAATTTTAATTTAGAAAAATTTTCTCCATTTGTTGATGGAAGTAATATTAATGATATATTTAAAGAATTAGAAAATGCTATTTATCATATTGAAAGAAATGGTAACAGTAAAATTATTCTAACTGATTTATCTATAAAACTAACCCGTTTAATTCATAAAAAATAA